A stretch of Acidobacteriota bacterium DNA encodes these proteins:
- a CDS encoding ribonuclease H-like domain-containing protein: MKDLASRLRAIVRDQRREPTMEPGETAGMAVAPGSTDLDAQAAIAAALGGAVVPAPPGQHDSASACLVIDRDYDDARYHGRRQVDACRVSPQAPVALFEPRLAAVSDWASRMVFFDIETTGLSGGAGTVAFLVGCGWFEADGFRVRQWLMTGPAGERVLLDALARTFDDASLLVTFNGRTFDVPFMEMRWAFHRQDSPVEDVPHFDMLPAARRLWSRREDDPSCSLTALERSVLGFHRVGDVPGFEIPARYFQFLRTGDPAVIEAVLEHNRLDLVSLAAVTAHALRLAEDGPQWCREPSEQLGLGHFYERQGDIERALDAYTLAGAADDRDLRGRALERQALLLRRLHRFDEAAGAWLRLVEGAARPFSGIERRAAEALAIHHEHRAGDLGEARRYAEVVRGQVTGRHVADVDHRLGRIARKQEKQKGDPQAAPLLDSD; the protein is encoded by the coding sequence ATGAAGGACCTCGCCTCGCGCCTTCGCGCGATCGTGCGCGATCAGCGGCGCGAGCCGACGATGGAGCCTGGCGAGACCGCCGGAATGGCGGTCGCGCCAGGCTCCACCGATCTCGACGCGCAGGCGGCGATCGCCGCCGCGCTCGGCGGGGCCGTCGTGCCGGCCCCGCCGGGCCAGCACGACAGCGCGTCCGCGTGCCTCGTCATCGATCGCGACTACGACGACGCCCGCTACCATGGCCGGCGGCAGGTGGACGCCTGCCGCGTCTCGCCCCAGGCGCCAGTCGCGCTCTTCGAGCCGCGACTGGCGGCCGTCAGCGACTGGGCGTCGCGCATGGTGTTTTTCGACATCGAGACCACCGGCCTCAGTGGCGGCGCCGGCACCGTCGCGTTCCTCGTCGGCTGCGGCTGGTTCGAAGCCGACGGTTTCCGTGTGCGCCAGTGGCTCATGACCGGCCCGGCGGGCGAGCGCGTCCTGCTGGACGCGCTCGCCCGCACGTTCGACGATGCCTCGCTGCTTGTGACGTTTAATGGGCGCACGTTTGATGTGCCGTTCATGGAAATGCGATGGGCATTCCATCGCCAGGACAGCCCCGTGGAGGACGTGCCGCACTTCGACATGTTGCCCGCCGCCCGGCGTTTGTGGAGCCGGCGCGAGGACGACCCGAGCTGCAGCCTCACCGCGCTCGAGCGATCGGTCCTCGGTTTTCATCGAGTGGGTGACGTGCCGGGCTTCGAAATCCCGGCGCGCTATTTTCAGTTCCTGCGTACGGGCGACCCGGCGGTGATCGAAGCCGTGCTCGAGCACAATCGCCTGGACCTTGTGTCGCTGGCTGCTGTCACCGCGCATGCGTTACGGCTGGCCGAAGACGGCCCGCAGTGGTGTCGTGAACCGAGCGAGCAGTTGGGGCTGGGGCACTTCTACGAGCGGCAAGGCGACATCGAGCGCGCGCTCGATGCGTACACGCTGGCGGGGGCCGCAGACGACCGAGACCTGCGCGGCCGCGCGCTCGAGCGCCAGGCGCTGCTGTTGAGGCGCCTCCATCGGTTTGACGAAGCAGCTGGCGCGTGGCTCCGTCTCGTTGAGGGCGCTGCGCGGCCGTTCAGCGGCATCGAGCGCCGCGCCGCAGAGGCGCTGGCGATTCATCACGAACACCGCGCCGGAGACCTCGGTGAGGCCAGACGATACGCAGAGGTCGTGCGAGGTCAGGTCACCGGCCGCCACGTGGCCGACGTCGACCATCGCCTCGGCCGCATCGCGCGAAAGCAGGAAAAACAAAAGGGCGACCCCCAGGCCGCCCCGTTGCTCGATTCCGATTAA
- the rpmE gene encoding 50S ribosomal protein L31: MKPGIHPKYTETDVRCACGATWKSFSTKEDLHLDICNNCHPFYTGRQKLIDTEGRVERFTKRFGAQTAEGRKTQTAANKAAKAKKAGATA, translated from the coding sequence GTGAAGCCTGGTATTCACCCCAAGTACACCGAAACTGATGTGCGATGCGCGTGCGGCGCCACGTGGAAGTCGTTTTCCACCAAGGAAGATCTGCACCTCGACATCTGCAACAACTGCCACCCGTTCTACACGGGCCGCCAGAAGCTGATTGACACCGAAGGCCGTGTGGAACGCTTCACGAAGCGCTTCGGCGCACAGACGGCCGAGGGCCGCAAGACGCAGACCGCTGCGAACAAGGCCGCGAAAGCGAAAAAGGCCGGCGCGACGGCGTAA
- a CDS encoding aldo/keto reductase, producing MHVRTFGRLGWPVSEVGYGLWGMGGWTGSDDAESVAALHRAIELGCTFFDTALAYGDGKSERLLAQVLPAHLDKPLVVATKVPPKNGKWPAKPEYDIADVYPPDHVIAATDTSLRNLGVERIDLQQFHVWTDTWAECDEWMEAVDRLKRAGKVRAFGISVNRWDPTNVIEALRTGLIDSVQVVHNIFDQQPEDSLLPLCQEMGVAIIARVPLDEGSLTGTLTKDTRWPDGDFRNQYFPPARLAEAVDRVDALKELVPAGMSLPEMALRFILSHPAVSTVIPGMRRLKHVEGNMAAGDGKGLPSGLVDLLRAHRWDRGYVVEK from the coding sequence ATGCACGTACGCACGTTTGGACGCTTGGGATGGCCCGTCTCCGAAGTGGGCTACGGCCTCTGGGGCATGGGCGGTTGGACTGGGTCAGACGATGCGGAGTCGGTGGCGGCGCTGCATCGCGCCATCGAACTCGGCTGCACGTTTTTCGACACCGCGCTGGCCTATGGCGATGGCAAGAGCGAGCGGTTGTTGGCTCAGGTGCTTCCGGCACACCTCGACAAGCCGTTGGTTGTGGCCACGAAGGTGCCGCCGAAAAACGGCAAGTGGCCGGCCAAGCCGGAGTACGACATCGCGGACGTGTATCCGCCCGACCACGTGATTGCGGCAACCGATACCAGCCTGCGTAACCTCGGCGTGGAGCGCATCGACCTTCAGCAGTTCCACGTCTGGACGGACACGTGGGCCGAGTGCGATGAGTGGATGGAGGCCGTAGACCGTCTGAAGCGCGCGGGCAAAGTGCGGGCGTTCGGCATCAGCGTCAATCGCTGGGATCCAACCAACGTCATCGAGGCCCTTCGAACAGGGCTCATCGACAGCGTCCAGGTGGTGCACAACATTTTCGACCAGCAGCCGGAAGATTCGCTGCTTCCGTTGTGTCAGGAGATGGGTGTGGCGATCATCGCGCGAGTCCCGTTGGACGAAGGGAGTCTCACCGGGACGCTCACCAAAGACACGCGCTGGCCCGACGGTGATTTCCGCAACCAGTACTTCCCACCGGCGCGGTTGGCCGAGGCAGTAGACCGGGTCGATGCGCTCAAGGAGCTGGTGCCGGCGGGCATGTCGTTGCCCGAGATGGCCCTGCGTTTCATCCTGTCGCACCCGGCGGTCAGCACGGTCATTCCGGGCATGCGGAGGCTAAAGCATGTGGAGGGCAACATGGCGGCCGGCGACGGCAAGGGCCTTCCGTCAGGCCTGGTGGATCTGCTCCGGGCGCACCGCTGGGACAGGGGCTATGTTGTTGAGAAATAA
- a CDS encoding helix-turn-helix transcriptional regulator, translating to MAKKTDDSLASLGRFSEPALHILIALADGPKHGYAMTQDIESMTGSRPGPGTLYGAIARLEARKWIEPLPADDRRRPYKLTSAGGKVLRARLDSLKSVTKIALSRLANA from the coding sequence ATGGCGAAAAAGACCGACGACTCACTCGCTTCCCTCGGCCGGTTTTCGGAGCCGGCTCTGCACATTCTCATCGCGCTGGCGGATGGGCCGAAACACGGCTATGCGATGACGCAGGACATAGAGTCCATGACGGGCAGCCGCCCGGGACCGGGCACGCTGTACGGCGCCATTGCCCGGCTGGAAGCCCGCAAGTGGATTGAGCCCCTTCCGGCTGACGACCGGCGTCGTCCTTACAAGCTCACGTCTGCGGGCGGTAAAGTGCTGCGGGCGCGGCTGGATTCCCTGAAATCGGTCACAAAAATCGCCCTGTCGCGCCTCGCAAACGCATAG
- a CDS encoding M20/M25/M40 family metallo-hydrolase, translated as MGLVGAVVGLEAGVERVHPGAAPAFNVNQFYADEGVVALFDRGANTDMSAGGSDLTWQTQRVDGGTVFVGGATGGGRSSANTGVPQVTLAVEHYNRMVRLLDAKVPVMVDINVDVTFHPETPERLNGFNIVAEMPGTDLANEIVLIGGHFDSWHGATGATDNATGSAAMMEVLRILKDAGLKPRRTIRIALWGGEEQGLLGSRAYADQHLGTPDAPKPGQALHSAYFNLDNGTGKVRGIWMQSNPLVAPIFSAWIAPLKDLGVEILGPRSVTSTDHTNIDRTGVPGFQFVQERLEYNSRTHHSNMDYYDRVQAEDLKQTATVAAVFAYHTAMRDQKLPRK; from the coding sequence GTGGGGCTGGTGGGCGCGGTGGTGGGGCTGGAGGCGGGCGTGGAGCGGGTGCACCCGGGTGCGGCGCCGGCCTTTAACGTCAATCAGTTCTACGCCGACGAGGGCGTGGTCGCCCTGTTCGACCGTGGTGCGAACACCGACATGAGCGCAGGCGGCAGCGACCTGACGTGGCAGACGCAGCGCGTGGATGGCGGAACAGTGTTTGTGGGCGGCGCCACAGGCGGCGGCCGCAGCAGCGCGAACACAGGCGTGCCGCAGGTGACGCTCGCCGTTGAGCACTACAACCGCATGGTCCGGCTGCTGGATGCGAAGGTGCCGGTCATGGTGGACATCAACGTTGACGTGACGTTCCACCCGGAGACACCCGAGCGCCTCAACGGTTTTAATATCGTCGCTGAGATGCCTGGAACGGATCTGGCGAACGAGATTGTGCTGATCGGCGGCCACTTCGATTCGTGGCATGGCGCGACTGGTGCCACAGACAACGCGACCGGCAGCGCGGCGATGATGGAGGTGCTTCGCATTCTCAAGGATGCAGGCCTCAAGCCGAGGCGCACGATTCGCATTGCGCTGTGGGGCGGGGAAGAGCAGGGATTACTCGGTTCGCGCGCCTACGCGGACCAGCACCTGGGAACCCCGGACGCGCCCAAGCCTGGGCAGGCGCTGCATTCGGCGTACTTCAACCTCGACAACGGCACCGGGAAGGTCCGCGGGATCTGGATGCAGAGCAATCCGCTCGTCGCGCCGATCTTCAGCGCGTGGATTGCACCGCTCAAAGATCTGGGTGTCGAAATCCTTGGGCCGCGATCGGTGACGAGCACGGATCACACGAACATCGACCGGACGGGCGTTCCAGGGTTTCAGTTTGTGCAGGAGCGCCTGGAGTACAACTCACGGACGCACCATTCGAACATGGACTACTACGACCGGGTGCAGGCAGAGGACTTGAAGCAGACGGCCACGGTGGCCGCCGTGTTCGCGTACCACACCGCGATGCGCGACCAGAAGCTGCCGCGCAAGTGA
- a CDS encoding MFS transporter — protein sequence MGRTYRQSLAQPGAHAFLWTQFLGAFNDNIFKIVVSFMAMTALGPVDGVAFTGAVFILPFLLFSGYAGHLADVHSKRQVLVWTKVLEIVAMALAIPALLIGRVDALLAVLFLMAAQSTFFSPAKYGIVPELWSEADLSRANGLLEMSTFVAIVLGTSIGGLVFSAFRETPMAIAVVLLAIAIIGTLTAFRIPETGARRSQQPLLWAPWGEVVIGFRRLRANHTLWMTAIGTSFFWFLGALLQMALLPHAETTLLVGEAGATQLYTAMAIGIATGSLVAGRLSGNHIELGLVPLGSFGLALFGLLLAAAAPSYWWSAATLAGLGFSGGLFVVPLNALLQHRAPLEEKGRILATANVLQTVGILLASVFLWLLGTYLNLSMTGVFLVTGLLTLAGSFYALATLPAFFIRFTLWLLTHTVYRITVVGRKHVPRDGPALLICNHVSMVDGLLVGSCVDRFVRFMMHGPYFNLPVIHPVVSRMHAIPVTAGDKAGVAASIERARAELQAGHVVCIFAEGSISRTGNLLPFKRGFERILAGLDVPVIPVYLDRVWGSVFSFKKGRFFWKLPERLPYPITVAFGPPLPSTVTATLVRSAISELGTEAMRHRRQSRDQLHASFLSTAKRRWRGLAMADSTGQRLTYGRTLVGALLLSRIIRSRTEGQDMVGLLLPASVGGALANIATLFAGRVPVNLNFTAGAAAMADARAQCDIRTVITSRRFLDKAGLDATPDMVFLEDLRSEITPIRKIAALARARILPAAWLRRSLGRPDWTASTPAAVIFSSGSTGQPKGVVLTHANLLANVDSLAQIFPMEPNDCFIGVLPFFHSFGLTGTIWFPLLQGCSVAYHPNPMDAKTVGEMAETYKGSMLISTPTFCQSYVRRCTKEQFAHLRYAIVGAEKLRAPLAKAFQDAFGIGLLEGYGCTEMAPVVAANRPDVVMEGRTQVGTKAGSVGHPIPGVAAKVVDRDTGEGPLFNQEGLLLVKGPNLMSGYLHQPERTAEVIKDGWYITGDIAKIDDDGFIFITDRLSRFSKIGGEMVPHIKIEDTINDILGELASAVTSVPCDIKGEKLIVFYTRLDVAPAEIWTQLNATDLPRLWIPKKEHIMQIEAIPTLGTGKIDLQGLRRLAQEKENDL from the coding sequence ATGGGCCGGACTTATCGACAGTCGCTCGCGCAACCGGGGGCGCACGCGTTCCTCTGGACCCAGTTCCTGGGCGCGTTCAACGACAACATCTTCAAAATCGTCGTGTCGTTCATGGCGATGACCGCTCTGGGGCCGGTGGACGGCGTTGCCTTCACCGGCGCGGTGTTCATCCTGCCGTTCCTCCTGTTCTCCGGCTATGCCGGACACTTGGCGGACGTCCACAGCAAGCGGCAGGTTCTGGTCTGGACGAAGGTCCTTGAGATCGTCGCGATGGCGCTGGCCATTCCCGCCTTGCTCATCGGCCGGGTCGACGCCCTTCTGGCGGTGCTGTTCCTCATGGCCGCGCAATCCACGTTCTTCAGCCCCGCCAAATACGGCATCGTCCCCGAGCTGTGGTCAGAAGCCGACCTGTCGCGTGCCAACGGCCTGCTCGAGATGAGCACTTTCGTCGCGATCGTGCTTGGGACCTCCATCGGCGGCCTGGTGTTCTCCGCGTTTCGCGAGACTCCCATGGCGATTGCAGTGGTGCTCCTGGCCATCGCCATCATCGGCACCCTCACGGCCTTTCGCATCCCGGAGACGGGCGCCCGTCGAAGCCAACAGCCGCTGCTCTGGGCTCCCTGGGGCGAAGTGGTCATCGGGTTCCGGAGGCTGCGCGCGAACCACACGCTGTGGATGACCGCAATCGGCACCTCCTTCTTCTGGTTCCTCGGCGCGCTGTTGCAGATGGCGCTGCTTCCCCACGCCGAAACCACCCTCCTCGTCGGAGAAGCGGGTGCGACGCAGCTCTATACCGCGATGGCCATCGGCATCGCGACGGGCAGCCTGGTGGCAGGCCGGCTGTCGGGCAATCACATCGAACTGGGCCTTGTGCCGCTGGGTTCGTTTGGCCTGGCCCTGTTCGGGCTCCTCCTGGCAGCAGCGGCACCGTCGTACTGGTGGTCAGCGGCGACCTTGGCGGGCCTGGGATTTTCGGGCGGACTCTTCGTCGTGCCCCTGAACGCGCTTCTGCAGCATCGCGCGCCGCTCGAAGAAAAGGGTCGCATCCTCGCGACCGCAAATGTTCTGCAGACCGTGGGTATCCTGCTGGCGTCGGTCTTCCTCTGGTTGCTGGGCACTTACCTGAACCTGTCGATGACCGGGGTGTTCCTCGTGACCGGCCTACTGACACTGGCAGGATCCTTCTACGCGCTGGCCACGTTGCCGGCCTTCTTCATCAGGTTCACGCTCTGGCTGCTCACCCACACGGTCTACCGGATCACTGTGGTCGGACGGAAGCACGTCCCTCGCGACGGCCCCGCCCTGCTCATCTGCAATCACGTCTCAATGGTGGACGGCCTGCTCGTGGGCTCATGTGTGGACCGCTTCGTGCGCTTCATGATGCACGGTCCGTATTTCAATCTGCCGGTAATTCACCCGGTGGTCAGCCGGATGCATGCGATCCCAGTCACGGCCGGTGACAAAGCCGGCGTTGCGGCGTCCATCGAGCGCGCTCGCGCCGAACTCCAAGCCGGGCATGTCGTCTGCATTTTCGCCGAAGGCTCCATCAGCCGGACGGGTAACCTGCTCCCGTTTAAACGTGGATTCGAGCGCATCCTCGCCGGACTGGACGTGCCGGTGATACCGGTGTACCTGGACCGCGTGTGGGGCAGTGTGTTCAGCTTCAAAAAAGGCCGCTTCTTCTGGAAGCTGCCCGAGCGGCTGCCCTACCCCATCACCGTCGCTTTCGGCCCACCGCTGCCGTCCACCGTCACGGCCACACTGGTGCGATCGGCCATCAGCGAACTGGGCACCGAGGCGATGCGCCATCGACGCCAGTCGCGCGATCAGTTGCACGCGTCGTTTCTCTCCACCGCGAAACGACGCTGGCGCGGTCTGGCGATGGCCGACAGCACGGGGCAACGTCTGACCTACGGCCGAACGCTGGTTGGCGCGCTGCTGCTGTCACGCATCATTCGCAGCAGGACCGAAGGTCAGGACATGGTGGGCCTCCTTCTGCCGGCCTCTGTTGGCGGCGCCCTTGCCAACATCGCGACGCTCTTCGCCGGACGTGTTCCGGTGAATCTCAACTTCACCGCGGGTGCAGCCGCGATGGCCGACGCGCGGGCACAGTGCGACATTCGCACCGTGATCACGTCGCGACGCTTCCTCGACAAGGCGGGCCTGGACGCGACGCCCGACATGGTCTTTCTCGAAGACCTTCGGAGCGAGATCACGCCCATTCGAAAAATCGCGGCGCTGGCTCGGGCGCGCATCCTCCCAGCCGCCTGGCTTCGCAGGAGTCTCGGCCGACCCGACTGGACCGCGTCCACACCAGCGGCCGTCATCTTCTCCAGCGGCAGCACCGGTCAGCCCAAGGGCGTGGTCCTCACACACGCAAACCTGCTCGCAAACGTGGACTCGCTCGCCCAGATCTTTCCCATGGAGCCCAACGACTGCTTCATCGGTGTATTGCCGTTCTTTCATTCGTTCGGGCTCACCGGCACGATCTGGTTCCCGCTCCTGCAGGGCTGCAGCGTCGCCTATCACCCGAATCCCATGGACGCCAAGACGGTGGGCGAAATGGCCGAGACCTACAAGGGCAGCATGCTGATCAGCACGCCCACCTTCTGCCAGTCCTACGTGCGTCGTTGCACGAAGGAACAGTTCGCCCACCTGCGTTATGCCATCGTTGGCGCCGAGAAACTGCGCGCGCCCCTGGCGAAGGCGTTTCAGGACGCATTCGGCATCGGACTGCTCGAAGGTTATGGCTGCACTGAAATGGCGCCGGTCGTGGCGGCTAATCGCCCCGACGTTGTGATGGAAGGCCGCACCCAGGTGGGCACAAAGGCGGGATCGGTTGGCCACCCCATTCCCGGAGTCGCGGCAAAGGTGGTGGACCGGGACACAGGCGAGGGCCCCCTCTTCAACCAGGAAGGCCTGCTACTGGTGAAGGGACCGAACCTGATGTCGGGCTATCTCCATCAGCCCGAACGAACGGCCGAAGTCATCAAGGACGGCTGGTACATCACAGGCGATATCGCAAAGATAGACGATGACGGGTTTATCTTCATCACGGATCGCCTGTCGCGATTCAGCAAGATCGGCGGCGAGATGGTGCCGCACATCAAGATTGAAGACACGATCAACGACATCCTTGGTGAGCTGGCATCAGCGGTCACATCCGTGCCGTGCGACATCAAGGGGGAAAAATTGATCGTGTTTTACACGCGGCTGGATGTGGCTCCAGCGGAGATCTGGACACAGCTCAACGCGACGGATCTTCCGCGGCTGTGGATCCCCAAGAAGGAGCACATCATGCAGATTGAAGCGATCCCGACGCTGGGGACCGGGAAGATCGATCTGCAGGGGCTGCGGCGGCTGGCGCAGGAGAAAGAAAACGACCTCTGA
- a CDS encoding transposase → MVFHVINRAIRKQQLFAQPSDYNAFVNCAVEAHRKVPVGVLAYCVMPNHFHFVLQSREDGQISRFMARMTATHSKRWHVHRGSVGTGAVYQGRFRAFPVQTDDYFYRVCRYVEANAVRAGLVRAAEEWPWCSLADRVAMIPRIPIDPWPLPRPSDWSTRVNGDPSRNEKAIRESISTGRPFGEPSWVERVARELSLEHTLHPHGRPQNDL, encoded by the coding sequence GTGGTGTTTCACGTTATCAACAGGGCCATTCGAAAACAGCAACTGTTTGCTCAGCCAAGCGACTACAACGCCTTCGTCAACTGCGCGGTCGAGGCACATCGGAAGGTCCCGGTTGGGGTCCTAGCCTACTGTGTGATGCCCAATCACTTCCATTTCGTGCTTCAATCTCGCGAGGATGGGCAGATTTCGAGGTTTATGGCACGAATGACCGCAACGCACAGCAAGCGTTGGCATGTCCATCGGGGTAGTGTCGGCACCGGCGCGGTGTACCAGGGGCGCTTTCGGGCGTTCCCAGTACAGACGGACGATTACTTCTACCGCGTCTGCCGGTATGTTGAAGCCAACGCGGTCAGGGCAGGACTTGTAAGAGCCGCGGAAGAATGGCCATGGTGCAGCCTGGCCGACAGGGTCGCGATGATACCCAGAATTCCAATCGATCCCTGGCCGTTACCGAGGCCGAGTGATTGGAGTACCAGGGTAAATGGCGACCCCTCACGGAACGAAAAGGCGATTCGGGAGTCAATTTCTACCGGGAGACCCTTCGGAGAGCCGTCCTGGGTTGAGCGCGTGGCGAGGGAACTGAGCCTGGAGCACACCCTTCATCCTCATGGCCGCCCCCAAAACGACCTCTGA
- the rho gene encoding transcription termination factor Rho translates to MSVAELTRIAQDLDLPHATGLRTQDLIFQILRARAEKSGLLFSEGVLEMLPDGYGFLRAPDYNYLPGPDDVYVSPAQIRRFDLQTGDTVSGQVRSPKEGEKYFSLVKVDAVNFEPPDHTRKRVSFENLTPMYPDRRIRLETTGDNTSARVMDLMTPLGKGQRGLIVAQPRTGKTMLLQNLANSITTNHPEVYLIVLLIDERPEEVTDMRRSVRGEVVASTFDEAAQRHVQVAEMVIEKAKRLVEYGKDVVILLDSITRLARAYNTIVPTSGRVLTGGVDSNALQRPKRFFGAARNIEAGGSLTIVATALVETGSRMDDVIFEEFKGTGNMEIHLDRKLADRRVFPAIDMQKSGTRKEELLMPKEDLSRVWVLRKVLTPLSPPEAMELMLSRLTKTRDNAEFLSTMGR, encoded by the coding sequence ATGAGCGTCGCCGAGTTGACCAGGATTGCCCAGGACCTGGACCTGCCCCATGCCACCGGCTTGCGGACCCAGGACCTGATCTTCCAGATCCTTCGCGCGCGCGCGGAAAAAAGCGGCCTGCTCTTCTCGGAAGGTGTGCTGGAAATGCTGCCCGACGGGTACGGGTTCCTGCGCGCACCCGATTACAACTACCTGCCAGGGCCAGACGACGTGTACGTGTCGCCGGCGCAGATTCGCCGGTTCGACCTGCAGACGGGCGATACCGTCTCGGGGCAGGTGCGATCGCCGAAAGAGGGCGAAAAGTATTTCTCGCTGGTCAAGGTGGACGCGGTCAACTTCGAACCGCCCGACCACACCCGAAAGCGGGTGTCGTTCGAGAACCTGACGCCGATGTATCCCGACCGGCGCATCCGGCTCGAGACCACCGGCGACAACACCTCAGCGCGCGTGATGGACTTGATGACGCCGCTGGGCAAGGGGCAACGCGGCCTGATCGTGGCGCAGCCGCGGACCGGCAAGACGATGCTGCTGCAGAACCTCGCGAACAGCATCACCACGAATCATCCCGAGGTGTACCTGATCGTGCTGCTGATTGATGAGCGGCCCGAAGAGGTCACCGACATGCGGCGGTCGGTGCGCGGCGAGGTGGTGGCGTCGACGTTTGATGAGGCGGCGCAGCGCCATGTGCAGGTGGCCGAGATGGTCATCGAAAAAGCCAAGCGGTTGGTGGAATACGGCAAGGACGTGGTGATCCTGCTCGACTCGATCACCCGCCTGGCGCGGGCCTACAACACGATCGTGCCGACGTCGGGCCGGGTGCTCACCGGTGGCGTGGACAGCAATGCCCTGCAGCGGCCGAAGCGGTTCTTTGGCGCGGCGCGGAACATTGAGGCCGGCGGGTCGCTGACCATTGTGGCGACCGCGCTGGTCGAGACCGGTTCGCGTATGGACGACGTGATCTTCGAGGAGTTCAAGGGCACCGGCAACATGGAGATTCACCTGGACCGCAAACTGGCGGACCGGCGGGTGTTCCCGGCGATTGACATGCAGAAGAGCGGCACCCGCAAGGAAGAACTGCTGATGCCCAAGGAGGACCTCAGCCGGGTGTGGGTGCTCCGCAAAGTGCTGACGCCGCTGTCGCCGCCCGAGGCGATGGAGTTGATGCTGTCGCGCCTCACGAAGACCCGCGACAACGCCGAGTTCCTGTCCACCATGGGGCGCTGA